The Sphingobium sp. JS3065 genomic sequence CGCGCTCCAGATCCTCCGCATTCATAATGGGACCGATCGTCACCCCGGCACGATCGAACATCGACAGAACCACTTCCCTGTCGCGTTGGCCGATAAAATCGGAAATAATGGCATCCAGCTCTTCCACATGGCACAACCGGGCGGCATTGTCGGCAAAACGCGGATCACCGATCAGGTCTTCCCGCCCCATGCTGCGGAACAGTTTTTCAGTCATTCCGCTGGTCGATGCGGACAGGGCGACCCAGTGCCCATCTTTGGTACGATAGGCATTGCGGGGCGCGGTATTGCCACTTCGGCTTCCCGTCCGCGGCTTGAGCGACCGCGTGAGGCGATAATTGGCGATCTGCGGCTCCATTATGGAAAAAAGCGGGTCGAGCAGCGAAAGGTCTATGACCTGCCCCAGCCCGCCGCTTTCCTCGACAACGCGCAGCGCGATCATGGCCGCCGTTGCGCCATAGAGGCCGGCATAAGCGTCCGCCATGAACATGGGCGGCAATACCGGCGGCCGGTCAGCATAACCGTTCACATCGGCAAAGCCGGAATAACCCTCGACCAGAGTGCCGAAGCCTGGCTTGTGTCTATAGGCGCCATCCTGCCCCCAGCCCGAAATGCGAACGATGACAAGTCGCGGGTTGACCGCCAGCAGTCGCTCGGGCGCCAGACCCATTTTTTCCAGCGTGCCCGGCTTGAAACTTTCCACGAATATGGCGCTCGTCGCCGCCAGGGACAGGATCAGGTCGACCGCTTCGGGATCACGCAAATT encodes the following:
- a CDS encoding CaiB/BaiF CoA transferase family protein, giving the protein MTERADQDRATQPPIARKMFDPDIAGPLHGVRVLDLSRLVAGNLLTKMLADHGAEVVKVEPPAGDTLRAWKVEGVSTAWKTWGRNKKSVAINLRDPEAVDLILSLAATSAIFVESFKPGTLEKMGLAPERLLAVNPRLVIVRISGWGQDGAYRHKPGFGTLVEGYSGFADVNGYADRPPVLPPMFMADAYAGLYGATAAMIALRVVEESGGLGQVIDLSLLDPLFSIMEPQIANYRLTRSLKPRTGSRSGNTAPRNAYRTKDGHWVALSASTSGMTEKLFRSMGREDLIGDPRFADNAARLCHVEELDAIISDFIGQRDREVVLSMFDRAGVTIGPIMNAEDLERDSYIIERESLIEVPDEEMGWLPMHGQVARLSRTPAVLARPAPRKGEHNQEILRPLVGDRYTDLVRQNVIVEGDG